One Malus domestica chromosome 11, GDT2T_hap1 genomic region harbors:
- the LOC139189097 gene encoding uncharacterized protein yields MEHTVQESDPGSRHEGKGKERAGSVPWKDLRVATRPKDFGDINNCLAGRRFAFDELGEPLAKDESDCDRMLKLSSYVMAEYHDRLQEVERYKAKLKENKQLVDEARRNKGLLTQALQLKDETMESLKRRNGENLRLKKLFEATKKQLEVATLEVSKVRGELDGALVEISELEKSIPTEREAAV; encoded by the exons atggagcacactgtccaggaaagtgatcctggttcccgccatgaggggaaaggcaaggaaagagctggcagtgtcccgtggaaggacttgagggttgccacgcggccaaaggattttggggatatcaacaattgcttggcagggcgtcgattcgccttcgatgagctcggagagcccttagctaaggatgaatcggattgcgaccggatgttgaagctgtcttcatat gtcatggccgagtatcacgacagactgcaagaggttgagcggtacaaggcaaaactgaaggagaataagcagcttgtggacgaagcccgaaggaataagggacttttgactcaggctctccaactgaaggacgaaaccatggagagcttgaaaaggcgaaatggtgagaacctaaggcttaagaaattgtttgaggcaactaaaaaacagttggaggtggctaccttggaggtatccaaggttaggggagaattggatggtgccttagttgagatttctgaactggagaagagcattccaactgaaagggaggctgctgtgtaa